The following proteins are co-located in the Brevibacillus laterosporus DSM 25 genome:
- a CDS encoding macrolide 2'-phosphotransferase, giving the protein MIKTNEHIIAEAKKHGLLIKEDSLQRNDSGLDFQVVFARDVDEVKWVLRYPRREDVLPSAKKEKQILNLIESKLSVQVPNWKIYTEDLIAYQLLNGVPAGTIDPEAKAYIWEIDEKNVPDIFHETLALAIASLHRIDSTACREAGIEMETAEEARSSMKERMDKVKMTFGVSDELWNRWQNWLANDSLWPKKTALIHGDLHAGHILVDEASRVTGLIDWTEARITDPAHDFVAHYRTFGEAALQRLIYHYEQAGGYVWPNMAAHVIELTAAYPVGIAEFAQKSGLEEYKEMARQVLGV; this is encoded by the coding sequence ATGATAAAAACCAACGAGCATATTATAGCAGAAGCGAAAAAGCATGGACTGTTAATAAAAGAAGATTCTTTACAGAGAAATGATTCTGGTTTAGATTTTCAGGTTGTTTTTGCACGCGATGTGGATGAAGTAAAATGGGTGTTACGATATCCAAGAAGAGAAGATGTGCTTCCTTCAGCAAAAAAAGAAAAGCAGATTTTAAACTTGATAGAATCGAAACTGTCGGTACAAGTTCCGAATTGGAAGATTTACACGGAAGATTTGATTGCCTATCAATTGTTAAACGGTGTGCCAGCAGGAACAATTGATCCCGAAGCAAAGGCATATATTTGGGAAATTGACGAAAAAAATGTACCAGATATCTTTCATGAAACACTCGCCCTTGCAATCGCATCCTTACATCGGATTGATTCTACAGCTTGTAGGGAGGCAGGAATTGAAATGGAGACGGCGGAAGAAGCAAGATCTTCAATGAAGGAGCGGATGGATAAAGTCAAAATGACATTTGGGGTAAGCGATGAACTATGGAATCGCTGGCAAAATTGGCTTGCTAATGATTCGCTTTGGCCCAAGAAAACCGCGCTTATTCATGGGGACTTGCACGCGGGTCATATTCTAGTGGATGAAGCATCACGAGTAACGGGCTTGATTGATTGGACAGAGGCAAGGATAACTGATCCTGCCCATGATTTTGTTGCTCACTATCGGACTTTCGGAGAAGCAGCACTTCAAAGACTTATTTATCACTATGAACAAGCAGGTGGTTATGTTTGGCCAAATATGGCTGCTCATGTGATTGAACTAACGGCTGCTTATCCTGTTGGCATTGCTGAATTTGCTCAAAAATCTGGGTTAGAAGAGTACAAAGAGATGGCTAGACAAGTGCTTGGAGTATAG
- the nadD gene encoding nicotinate (nicotinamide) nucleotide adenylyltransferase codes for MRYGIYGSSFDPITYSHLFTAAAVAKRKRLDKVFFIPCSSLRRDKILQTEDQHRLNMLQIALETCKNKKNRLGEPLFEISTVEMNALPGETYTYDTMNHFKKLYPQDEIFFIMGADLLEGISTWGNAEKLVKNNKFIVMAREGYHSDDLIAKDPLLRNNDENFRTMSKGISMGISSSYIRGELRNDGEASFLLPEEVLDYIKEHQLYVREVR; via the coding sequence ATGCGTTACGGTATTTATGGAAGTAGTTTTGATCCGATCACCTATTCTCACCTTTTTACAGCTGCTGCTGTGGCAAAACGTAAACGTCTGGACAAAGTATTTTTTATTCCCTGCTCCTCTCTACGCAGAGATAAAATACTTCAAACAGAAGATCAGCACCGATTAAACATGCTTCAGATTGCCTTAGAAACGTGCAAAAACAAGAAAAATCGCTTGGGAGAACCTCTATTTGAAATCTCTACTGTTGAAATGAACGCCTTACCAGGTGAGACGTATACCTACGATACAATGAATCATTTCAAAAAACTGTATCCGCAGGATGAGATTTTTTTCATCATGGGTGCAGATTTGCTAGAAGGTATATCAACTTGGGGGAACGCTGAAAAATTGGTCAAGAACAACAAGTTCATCGTCATGGCAAGAGAAGGCTATCACTCCGATGATCTAATTGCTAAGGACCCCTTATTACGCAATAACGATGAAAATTTCCGTACGATGTCGAAAGGGATTAGTATGGGAATCAGCTCTAGCTATATTCGTGGGGAGCTTCGCAATGATGGTGAGGCTAGCTTTCTCTTACCTGAGGAGGTATTGGACTATATCAAGGAACATCAATTATATGTAAGAGAGGTCCGCTAA
- the nadE gene encoding ammonia-dependent NAD(+) synthetase: MTKQAEIIRKLHVHINTQPEREFRNRVDFLKKYLLTSAANGYIIGISGGIDSTLTGIMARVACDELTQETSKQYHFVAVRLPYGTQVDEDDAQSALQFIKPHKNLLVNIKPAVDTSLEQLKRSTGYELSDFLKGNTKARERMKVQYDIAGHLGLLVLGTDQAVEATTGFFTKYGDGGTDVVPLSGLTKGQVRQILQYLGAPDFLYLKIPTADLEDERPQLPDETALGFSYDALDNYLTLQPVPAEIAKKIEVKYDETEHKRHLPVTPFDDWWQ; this comes from the coding sequence ATGACGAAACAAGCAGAAATCATCAGAAAGCTACATGTTCACATAAATACACAGCCAGAACGAGAATTTCGTAACAGGGTAGATTTTTTAAAGAAATACCTGCTTACGTCTGCTGCTAACGGCTACATTATTGGAATAAGCGGCGGTATTGACTCTACTTTAACTGGTATCATGGCTCGTGTTGCTTGCGATGAGCTTACTCAAGAAACGAGTAAACAGTATCATTTTGTGGCTGTTCGTCTCCCCTATGGAACTCAAGTTGACGAAGATGATGCTCAAAGTGCACTTCAATTCATCAAACCACATAAAAATTTGCTGGTTAACATCAAACCTGCTGTTGATACCTCTCTTGAACAGCTCAAACGATCAACTGGATATGAGCTGTCAGATTTTCTCAAGGGTAATACGAAAGCAAGAGAGCGCATGAAGGTCCAATATGATATAGCTGGACATTTAGGATTATTAGTTCTCGGAACTGATCAAGCAGTCGAAGCAACTACCGGTTTTTTCACAAAATATGGAGATGGAGGCACTGACGTTGTTCCCCTTTCCGGTCTGACAAAAGGGCAAGTGAGACAAATCCTGCAATATCTTGGAGCACCAGATTTCTTATATTTGAAAATTCCTACAGCTGATCTTGAAGATGAGCGTCCTCAACTACCTGATGAAACCGCCCTTGGCTTTTCTTATGATGCTTTAGATAACTATTTAACACTTCAGCCAGTACCTGCTGAAATAGCGAAAAAAATCGAAGTAAAATATGATGAAACCGAGCACAAACGCCATTTACCTGTAACTCCATTTGATGACTGGTGGCAGTAA
- a CDS encoding ABC transporter ATP-binding protein, giving the protein MRHRKHLFLYACKIVWRFNKTYMLLVGSLSIILALQSNAIIIANKYTIDNLVSSQIYLALLGIGMMLFLELLQEAFDLFLRFYNSKCDEQFGIYREQQLFDKLARMQLLEREHPSFLGKIQVWSLGLMKIQATFQTGIQCVKALLTGGLSIYVLVSGYWLIGAIIIGFSLIKSIFVFKVIDPLVSMNLQMARAHNLTTYFRDLLVRKEAQKEFLLFQAFSFFKEKWLDAKTNIMNMNIKITKLNVRPELISSLLSVCSRLLIMVMMVFLVADKRMTIGDFVAVSLAASLAERNILSLFLQCKNLLENLRYVDEYKKLDLITPSKEDKQTAITDFQLKQGIEVIDLTFTYPNRLEPALHNINLSVKKGEKIAIIGDNAAGKSTLIKLLLGLYQAPDNTIFYDGVEQKQLDVAGLWKSCGAIFQDFMKYKVSIQDNICLGNERKDDQELYHLLEHLNIQDFYRLKNGLSTKLGDIHEDSVDLSGGQWQRIALARLLYRNLDLMVLDEPTSALDPNSEVKVFDDILELAKDKTLFIISHRIGIGKKVDRIYYMRQGSIIEQGSHQQLMDAKGEYYQTWERQSEWYNSELVYENRGS; this is encoded by the coding sequence ATGCGACACAGGAAACATTTATTTCTGTATGCGTGTAAAATCGTCTGGAGATTTAATAAAACCTACATGCTTTTGGTAGGTTCCTTAAGTATTATTCTTGCACTACAATCAAATGCAATTATTATTGCGAATAAATATACAATCGACAATCTTGTCAGTTCACAAATATATCTTGCGTTACTTGGAATTGGAATGATGCTATTCCTCGAATTGCTTCAGGAGGCGTTTGATCTTTTCCTGCGATTCTATAATTCGAAATGCGATGAACAGTTTGGGATTTACAGGGAGCAACAACTATTTGACAAGCTAGCAAGAATGCAATTGTTAGAACGTGAGCATCCTAGTTTTTTAGGAAAGATACAGGTATGGTCGCTTGGACTTATGAAAATACAAGCCACCTTTCAAACAGGGATACAATGTGTAAAAGCTTTACTGACAGGGGGACTTTCCATTTATGTGCTGGTAAGTGGGTATTGGCTCATAGGTGCTATTATTATTGGGTTTTCCCTTATAAAAAGCATATTTGTGTTTAAGGTTATCGATCCACTTGTCAGTATGAATTTACAAATGGCACGCGCTCATAACCTAACTACGTATTTTCGAGATCTATTAGTCCGAAAAGAGGCCCAAAAGGAATTTCTCTTATTTCAGGCCTTCTCCTTTTTTAAAGAGAAATGGCTTGATGCGAAAACAAACATCATGAACATGAATATTAAAATCACGAAATTAAATGTAAGACCAGAACTGATCAGTAGTTTGTTATCTGTATGTAGCAGATTGCTTATTATGGTGATGATGGTCTTTCTTGTTGCAGATAAGAGGATGACCATTGGAGATTTCGTTGCGGTATCATTGGCTGCCTCTTTGGCTGAAAGAAATATCCTCTCTCTGTTTCTCCAATGCAAAAATCTATTAGAAAATCTGCGCTATGTAGATGAGTATAAGAAATTGGATCTGATTACTCCGAGCAAGGAGGATAAACAAACGGCGATAACAGATTTTCAGCTAAAGCAAGGTATAGAGGTAATCGATTTAACCTTCACCTATCCGAATAGATTGGAACCCGCGCTTCATAATATCAATCTATCGGTAAAAAAAGGGGAGAAGATTGCTATTATTGGCGATAATGCAGCTGGTAAATCTACGTTGATAAAGCTATTGCTAGGCTTATACCAGGCTCCAGATAACACGATTTTTTATGATGGTGTGGAACAAAAACAACTAGATGTTGCTGGCTTATGGAAAAGCTGTGGGGCAATCTTTCAGGATTTTATGAAGTACAAGGTATCTATTCAGGATAATATCTGCTTGGGAAATGAAAGGAAGGACGATCAGGAGCTATATCATCTGCTCGAACATCTGAATATTCAAGATTTCTATCGGTTAAAAAACGGTTTGTCTACCAAGCTTGGAGACATTCATGAGGATTCGGTAGACTTATCCGGAGGTCAATGGCAAAGAATCGCACTAGCTAGACTATTATATCGAAATCTGGATTTGATGGTATTAGATGAACCTACTTCTGCCTTAGATCCGAACAGTGAAGTGAAAGTATTTGACGATATCCTAGAGTTAGCGAAGGATAAAACACTCTTCATCATTTCTCATCGAATTGGAATCGGTAAAAAGGTAGATCGCATCTATTATATGAGGCAAGGAAGTATTATCGAGCAAGGAAGTCATCAGCAATTAATGGATGCAAAGGGTGAATATTATCAAACCTGGGAACGTCAAAGTGAGTGGTATAATTCAGAATTAGTTTACGAAAATAGGGGGTCATAA
- a CDS encoding peroxiredoxin family protein yields MSKKLVRDTGLEIGTTISQIHFTNWDSSKLELNFLPKGAALVFVSVFCSYCIDLLPHLRSISQRQNMQLYLFSDGEIEDHAEMVDYFEWEFPVIQLKHNEMNEIFEVTYHPFLLFADSKGVIVSKGDIYNAVDIHKILESVSLQ; encoded by the coding sequence ATGTCAAAAAAACTAGTTCGTGATACCGGTTTAGAGATAGGTACAACGATTTCACAAATTCACTTCACAAATTGGGATTCCTCAAAACTAGAGCTGAATTTTTTGCCTAAGGGAGCAGCTTTGGTTTTCGTCTCTGTCTTTTGCTCGTATTGTATCGATTTATTGCCTCACCTTCGATCGATAAGTCAGCGTCAGAATATGCAGCTTTATCTTTTTTCTGATGGAGAGATCGAGGATCATGCAGAAATGGTTGATTATTTTGAATGGGAATTCCCCGTTATTCAACTAAAACATAATGAGATGAACGAAATCTTTGAGGTTACCTACCATCCGTTTCTCCTGTTCGCGGATTCGAAGGGTGTGATTGTTAGCAAAGGGGATATCTATAATGCAGTAGATATCCATAAAATTCTAGAAAGTGTATCATTACAATGA
- a CDS encoding DUF6941 family protein — protein sequence MNSQLLVVDKVNFSSEHKKHIIGHILEDITVPALPFVCTFHMFIALKELPDRATFELQLKMKDRNGKDVGISSPITMYHERKDDQSSEMETSLKMSMVLSLEGTYTAELYYDGEVVTTHPVHVQMEQVS from the coding sequence ATGAATAGTCAATTACTAGTTGTAGATAAAGTCAATTTTAGCAGCGAACATAAAAAACATATCATAGGCCATATCCTTGAAGATATCACGGTTCCAGCATTGCCTTTTGTGTGTACTTTTCACATGTTTATCGCTTTAAAAGAGTTACCTGATCGGGCAACTTTTGAACTTCAATTGAAGATGAAGGATCGGAATGGAAAAGACGTTGGAATTTCGAGTCCCATAACAATGTATCATGAGCGTAAGGATGACCAATCCTCTGAAATGGAAACATCATTAAAAATGTCTATGGTACTTAGTTTAGAAGGAACGTATACAGCAGAGCTATATTATGATGGAGAAGTGGTAACGACTCATCCAGTCCATGTACAGATGGAGCAAGTGTCGTAG